A genome region from Nocardioides cynanchi includes the following:
- the nucS gene encoding endonuclease NucS: MRVVVARCQVDYAGRLTAHLPMATRLLMIKADGSVLVHSDGGSYKPLNWMSPPCTLREGTTDEGVALWTVTSRTDDTLRILIEEVLSDTAHDLGVDPGLQKDGVEKHLQELLAEHPATLADGLTLVRREYPTAIGPVDLMCRDAAGSSVAVEIKRRGEIDGVEQLTRYLELLNRDPLLAPVRGIFAAQEIKPQARVLATDRGITCAVVDYDALRGLDSSEDRLF, from the coding sequence GTGAGAGTCGTGGTCGCGCGCTGCCAGGTCGACTACGCCGGGCGGCTCACCGCCCACCTCCCGATGGCGACCCGCCTGCTGATGATCAAGGCCGACGGCTCGGTGCTCGTGCACTCCGACGGCGGCTCGTACAAGCCGTTGAACTGGATGTCACCGCCGTGCACCCTGCGGGAGGGCACCACCGACGAGGGCGTCGCGCTCTGGACGGTGACCTCGCGGACCGACGACACCCTGCGGATCCTGATCGAGGAGGTCCTCAGCGACACCGCCCACGACCTCGGCGTCGACCCCGGGCTGCAGAAGGACGGGGTCGAGAAGCACCTCCAGGAGCTCCTCGCCGAGCACCCGGCCACGCTGGCCGACGGGCTGACGCTGGTACGCCGGGAGTACCCCACCGCGATCGGACCCGTCGACCTGATGTGCCGCGACGCGGCCGGCTCGTCGGTGGCGGTGGAGATCAAGCGTCGCGGCGAGATCGACGGGGTCGAGCAGCTCACCCGCTACCTCGAGCTCCTCAACCGCGACCCGCTGCTGGCTCCGGTGCGCGGGATCTTCGCCGCCCAGGAGATCAAGCCGCAGGCGCGGGTGCTGGCCACCGACCGCGGCATCACCTGTGCCGTCGTCGACTACGACGCGCTGCGCGGGCTCGACAGCTCCGAGGACCGCTTGTTCTGA
- a CDS encoding MFS transporter, translating into MRGSKAAVLATICAAVLAINLDTTIVNVALPSMSRELSAGTRQLQWIVDGYNLAFAGLVLAAGSLSDRFGRRPALIVGLIGFALASAAGALVTSAGALVAMRFAMGTFAALIFPTTLSIISNTFRERRERAAALGIWGAVVGLGVAAGPVLGGVLLQHFYWGSVFWALVPLALVTALAAFLFVPESRDASVPALDRPGLVISVAMLAALTYTIIEAPSRGWSAPATVGGFLVAAALLACFVLWERRTSHPMLDVTLFRDRRFSAASGAVTVTFFALFGFIFLVTQYFQFVRGYGALSTGARILPVALSIAVASVAGAALAPRIGTKVVVTTGLVLFGTAFLWISTSDVTTSYAHVIVPQMVIMGLGMGLISTPATESILLVLPPARAGVGSAVNDATRELGGTLGVAVVGSVFSSVFGSHLASGAYAALPGGVLATAQDSVGVAQSVAAADPRLVAAFQDSFMAAMSTACVVVGLLCLAGAVAAAFLLPGRIPVPVEIESEPARAPVAA; encoded by the coding sequence ATGAGGGGTTCCAAGGCGGCCGTCCTGGCCACCATCTGTGCGGCCGTCCTGGCCATCAACCTGGACACCACGATCGTCAACGTGGCGCTGCCGTCCATGTCCCGCGAGCTGTCCGCCGGCACCCGTCAGCTCCAGTGGATCGTGGACGGCTACAACCTCGCCTTCGCCGGGCTGGTGCTGGCCGCGGGCAGCCTGTCGGACCGGTTCGGCCGGCGGCCGGCCCTGATCGTGGGCCTGATCGGGTTCGCCCTGGCCAGTGCGGCCGGCGCCCTGGTCACCTCGGCCGGCGCGCTGGTGGCGATGCGCTTCGCGATGGGCACCTTCGCGGCGCTGATCTTCCCGACCACCCTGTCGATCATCAGCAACACCTTCCGCGAGCGTCGCGAGCGTGCGGCCGCACTCGGCATCTGGGGAGCGGTGGTGGGCCTCGGGGTGGCCGCCGGGCCGGTCCTGGGCGGTGTCCTGCTCCAGCACTTCTACTGGGGCAGCGTGTTCTGGGCCCTCGTCCCGCTGGCTCTGGTCACCGCCCTCGCGGCCTTCTTGTTCGTCCCGGAGTCCAGGGACGCCTCCGTGCCCGCACTCGACCGGCCGGGACTGGTGATCTCGGTGGCGATGCTGGCCGCCCTGACCTACACGATCATCGAGGCGCCGAGCCGCGGCTGGTCCGCACCGGCCACCGTCGGGGGCTTCCTTGTCGCCGCTGCGCTGCTGGCCTGCTTCGTGCTCTGGGAGCGCCGTACCTCCCACCCGATGCTCGACGTCACCCTGTTCCGGGACCGCCGCTTCAGCGCCGCCAGCGGCGCGGTCACGGTGACGTTCTTCGCGCTGTTCGGCTTCATCTTCCTGGTCACGCAGTACTTCCAGTTCGTGCGTGGGTACGGCGCGCTGTCGACCGGGGCGCGGATCCTGCCGGTGGCGCTCTCGATCGCGGTCGCCTCCGTGGCCGGTGCGGCACTGGCGCCGCGGATCGGCACCAAGGTCGTGGTGACCACCGGGCTGGTGCTCTTCGGCACGGCGTTCCTGTGGATCTCCACCTCCGACGTCACCACGTCGTACGCCCACGTGATCGTGCCGCAGATGGTGATCATGGGCCTGGGCATGGGCCTGATCTCGACGCCGGCCACGGAGTCGATCCTGCTCGTGCTCCCGCCGGCCCGGGCCGGGGTCGGCAGCGCGGTCAACGACGCCACCCGCGAGCTCGGCGGCACCCTCGGGGTGGCGGTGGTCGGGTCGGTGTTCTCCTCGGTCTTCGGCTCGCACCTCGCCTCCGGTGCCTACGCCGCGCTGCCGGGCGGTGTGCTGGCCACGGCTCAGGACTCGGTCGGGGTCGCGCAGTCGGTCGCGGCCGCCGACCCGCGCCTGGTCGCTGCCTTCCAGGACTCCTTCATGGCCGCGATGTCCACCGCCTGCGTCGTCGTCGGGCTGCTCTGCCTGGCCGGCGCCGTGGCGGCGGCCTTCCTCCTGCCGGGCCGGATCCCGGTGCCGGTCGAGATCGAGTCCGAACCCGCACGGGCACCGGTCGCCGCCTGA
- a CDS encoding TetR/AcrR family transcriptional regulator, giving the protein MPDRSQPYHHGNLRPVLIDTAVQLARTTGPDGVVLREVARRAGVSHNAAYRHFDDRAALLAEVSGCAMTDLEEAMQARIDAVTLTDPTARATERLRETGRAYVDFALREPGLFAVAFGSPEGPKIHSDPATLTGPYAVLNAVLDELVACGAVPPERRVGADVACWATVHGFASLSVDGPLREVPQELRDPLLEIVLDVVHRGLVG; this is encoded by the coding sequence ATGCCCGACCGCAGCCAGCCCTACCACCACGGCAACCTGCGGCCGGTCCTGATCGACACCGCCGTCCAGCTGGCCCGCACCACCGGCCCCGACGGGGTGGTGCTGCGCGAGGTCGCCCGCCGGGCCGGCGTGTCGCACAACGCGGCGTACCGCCACTTCGACGACCGTGCCGCGCTGCTGGCCGAGGTCTCCGGCTGCGCGATGACCGACCTGGAGGAGGCCATGCAGGCCCGGATCGACGCGGTGACCCTGACCGACCCGACCGCCCGCGCGACCGAGCGGCTCCGCGAGACCGGCCGCGCCTACGTCGACTTCGCGCTCCGCGAGCCCGGGCTCTTCGCGGTCGCCTTCGGCTCCCCCGAAGGTCCGAAGATCCACAGCGACCCCGCGACCCTGACCGGACCGTACGCCGTGCTCAACGCCGTGCTCGACGAGCTCGTCGCGTGCGGGGCCGTGCCCCCCGAGCGCCGGGTGGGGGCCGACGTCGCCTGCTGGGCCACGGTGCACGGCTTCGCCTCCCTCAGCGTCGACGGCCCGCTGCGCGAGGTGCCGCAGGAGCTGCGTGACCCACTGCTGGAGATCGTCCTCGACGTCGTGCACCGGGGGCTGGTGGGCTGA
- a CDS encoding MGH1-like glycoside hydrolase domain-containing protein: MSDAELASRVRGGALEVLSNSWRETDGFCPPNPDVYPHQWLWDSCFHAIAWSALGDPRGARELDSCLQGQLPSGFVPHMRYLGPSAGRGPLTDRSSFTQPPIYAHAARVLASGGADLGDALVDRVAAGLEWLWAHRRTPEGLLYVVHPWETGTDDSPRWDDWVALPAYDHADYSAWDRRLVAETFFDESGAAVWSRSFACAPASFNALAAHAAIECAELTGDDRWRSRSEELAGVVDDLLWDQESGLWVDRPLTGGGARCRVPTLDGALGALVTGDSARAARVLEQLTDPGRFGAPYGLAYLPRGHASYQPGEYWRGAAWPQLNYLMAVAAQRWGDHATYARIREMTFEGVLASGFAEYWNPEDGTGLGAVPQGWAAVAAAL; the protein is encoded by the coding sequence GTGAGCGACGCAGAGCTCGCGTCCAGGGTCCGGGGCGGCGCGCTGGAGGTGCTGAGCAACAGCTGGCGGGAGACGGACGGCTTCTGCCCGCCGAACCCCGACGTCTACCCGCACCAGTGGCTGTGGGACTCGTGCTTCCACGCGATCGCATGGTCCGCGCTGGGCGACCCGCGGGGTGCCCGGGAGCTGGACAGCTGCCTGCAGGGGCAGCTGCCGAGCGGGTTCGTCCCGCACATGCGCTACCTCGGACCGAGCGCGGGACGCGGACCCCTGACCGACCGGTCGTCGTTCACCCAGCCACCGATCTACGCACACGCGGCCCGGGTCCTGGCCTCCGGCGGCGCGGACCTCGGCGACGCGCTGGTCGACCGGGTCGCAGCCGGTCTGGAGTGGCTCTGGGCGCATCGCCGGACCCCGGAAGGCCTGCTGTACGTCGTCCACCCCTGGGAGACCGGCACCGACGACTCCCCGCGCTGGGACGACTGGGTCGCGCTGCCGGCCTACGACCACGCCGACTACAGCGCCTGGGACCGGCGCCTGGTCGCCGAGACGTTCTTCGACGAGTCCGGTGCGGCCGTCTGGTCGCGGTCGTTCGCGTGCGCCCCCGCGTCGTTCAACGCCCTCGCCGCGCACGCCGCGATCGAGTGCGCCGAGCTGACCGGTGACGACCGGTGGCGGAGCCGCAGCGAGGAGCTGGCCGGCGTGGTGGACGACCTGCTCTGGGACCAGGAGTCGGGGCTCTGGGTGGACCGGCCCCTGACCGGCGGGGGAGCGCGGTGCCGGGTCCCGACGCTGGACGGGGCGCTCGGGGCCCTGGTCACCGGCGACTCCGCCCGGGCCGCCCGGGTGCTCGAGCAGCTGACCGATCCCGGACGGTTCGGCGCGCCGTACGGACTGGCCTACCTGCCGCGCGGCCACGCGTCGTACCAACCCGGCGAGTACTGGCGCGGGGCCGCGTGGCCGCAGCTGAACTACCTGATGGCCGTCGCGGCGCAGCGCTGGGGCGACCACGCGACGTACGCGCGCATCCGTGAGATGACGTTCGAGGGGGTGCTGGCGTCGGGGTTCGCGGAGTACTGGAACCCGGAGGACGGCACCGGCCTCGGCGCCGTGCCGCAGGGATGGGCAGCGGTCGCGGCCGCACTCTGA
- a CDS encoding histidine phosphatase family protein — protein sequence MSDVHCPARLVVARHGEAAYESDLMSEAGGSLTPLGRAQARELGERLAGERVAGVVCSELARAVQTAEIAAAVLGLPVTVREGLQEFPAGDFRGRPYDHGLFDPMVQAWLAGDLALGVPGGETGRQTADRVLAVLDGIADQYRGETVLVVSHGGVILSLWGALAPGAAHAPVEDLVPNCASYVVERDADGWRLGR from the coding sequence ATGAGCGACGTGCACTGCCCGGCCCGGCTGGTCGTGGCCCGGCACGGTGAGGCGGCCTACGAGTCCGACCTGATGTCCGAGGCCGGCGGCAGCCTGACCCCGCTCGGCCGCGCCCAGGCGCGGGAGCTGGGCGAGCGGCTGGCAGGGGAACGGGTCGCCGGGGTGGTGTGCAGCGAGCTCGCCCGGGCCGTGCAGACCGCCGAGATCGCTGCCGCCGTCCTCGGGCTGCCGGTGACGGTGCGCGAGGGGCTGCAGGAGTTCCCGGCCGGCGACTTCCGGGGCCGGCCCTACGACCATGGCTTATTCGACCCGATGGTGCAGGCCTGGTTGGCGGGCGACCTGGCGCTGGGTGTTCCCGGTGGCGAGACCGGGCGGCAGACCGCCGATCGGGTCCTCGCGGTGCTCGACGGGATCGCGGACCAGTACCGCGGCGAGACCGTCCTCGTCGTCAGCCACGGTGGCGTGATCCTGTCCCTCTGGGGCGCGCTCGCACCCGGAGCGGCGCACGCGCCGGTCGAGGACCTGGTGCCGAACTGTGCGTCGTACGTTGTCGAGCGCGACGCCGACGGCTGGCGTCTCGGACGGTGA